The genomic segment CACCTGGATCTCCTTCATCTGCATTACATACAACATATTTTTGATCTGCATCGTATTTACTTGCAAACTCCCATTTTAAACCTGTAGAAAAACCTGCTCCCCCACGTCCTCTAAGGCCTGAATCTTTTACTACTTTTATAACTTCACTAGGTGACATTTCTGTTAGGGCTTTACCTAATGCTTGATAGCCATCCCTTGCAATGTATTCATCAATAACATCTGGATCTATTAATCCACAGTTTCTTAATGCAATTCTCATTTGTTTTTTATAAAAATCCATTTGACTGGAATCAGAAATTCTTTTCTTAGTTTCTGGATCAATATATAATAATCGCTCTACTTTTCTACCTTTAACAATATGTTCACTTACTAACTCTTTTGCATCCTCTGGTTTTACTTCGACATAAAAAGTATTATCAGGTAATATTTTTACAACAGGGCCTTTTTCACAAAAACCAAAGCAACCTGTTTTCAATACTTGAGCTTCTGTATCCATATTATTTGCCGCTAATTCAACCATTAAATTACCTATAATATCATCAGCCTGAGCAGATTTACAACCTGTTCCCCCACAGACCAATATATGTGTTTTATAATTAGCCATATTTCAGCCTCCTCACTTATTCTATTGTTTTGTGGGTAATAGGTATAATGCCATCTACTAATTCACCCATTTTAATATGTTTTTCTAATATTTCTTTTGCCTTTTCCTTCGTTACATCCCCATACACAACAGGCTCTTGGCCTGGTATGGTTACTTCTATGGTTGGTTCTGCATAACAATAACCCATACAACCTGTTTGAGTCACCACTACATCATCTATATTCTCTTTAGCCAATTCTTCAATAATATAATTCATTACTTCTCTTGCACCAGATGCAATACCACAAGTAGCCATTGCAATCTTTATATGGGTGAGGTTTTGGATATTATCCCCTTGCTCTCTAATGCTAATTTTTGATTTTACTTCTTCTTTTAATTTTTTTAATTCTTCTAAAGATTTTATTTTTCCCATACTAAAACCTCCTAAGCATTTATTTATACTCATCTAATATATCTTTTACCATCTCAACAGTTACCCTACCATATACTTTTTCTCCAACCAATACGACTGGTGCTAATCCACAAGCACCAACACAACGAAGGGCTTCTACTGAAAATTTTCCATCTTCCGTTGTTTTGCCTATTTCCACTCCTAATTGTCTTTTAAATTCATCTAAGACTTTTTCAGCCCCACGAACATAACAGGCTGTTCCCATACAAACTGAAATATTATGTTCCCCTTTTGGCTCCATTGCAAAATAGG from the Natranaerovirga pectinivora genome contains:
- a CDS encoding (2Fe-2S) ferredoxin domain-containing protein, whose protein sequence is MGKIKSLEELKKLKEEVKSKISIREQGDNIQNLTHIKIAMATCGIASGAREVMNYIIEELAKENIDDVVVTQTGCMGYCYAEPTIEVTIPGQEPVVYGDVTKEKAKEILEKHIKMGELVDGIIPITHKTIE
- a CDS encoding NADH-quinone oxidoreductase subunit NuoE family protein, coding for MVSNEQLSDAKFKELEDFIDSLVSTKGELIRVLHKAQQIFGYLPKEVQYFVGRKLGVPTAKVFGVVSFYSYFAMEPKGEHNISVCMGTACYVRGAEKVLDEFKRQLGVEIGKTTEDGKFSVEALRCVGACGLAPVVLVGEKVYGRVTVEMVKDILDEYK